From Pagrus major chromosome 18, Pma_NU_1.0, a single genomic window includes:
- the eif1ad gene encoding probable RNA-binding protein EIF1AD has translation MSQATKRKHVVKEVLGDFVTPTENQQIVKVTGSRGNNLHEAVTAQGETFLVSMPTKFRKNLWIKRGDYVIVDPIEEGEKVKAEINFILYKDHIQYLQKEQQWPEGFMEEPSEQDKTNERKEEGTGEKDEEEDVSDSEDDESDLFVNTNRCNYQYSESEEDEEDSEEEDDDKDERTENGS, from the exons ATGTCACAGGCCACAAAACGCAAACATGTTGTCAAGGAGGTTCTTGGAGATTTTGTGACGCCCACAGAGAACCAGCAGATTGTAAAG GTTACAGGTAGCCGTGGTAACAACCTCCATGAAGCTGTCACGGCCCAGGGTGAGACTTTCCTGGTGAGCATGCCCACCAAGTTCCGCAAGAACCTCTGGATCAAGAGAG GTGATTATGTGATTGTGGATCCCATTGAAGAAGGAGAGAAGGTGAAGGCAGAGATCAACTTCATTCTGTACAAAGATCACATTCAGTACCTGCAAAAAGAACAGCAGTG GCCGGAGGGATTCATGGAGGAGCCGTCGGAGCAGGACAAAACAAACGAACGGAAGGAAGAGGGGACGGGGGAGAAAGACGAGGAAGAGGACGTCAGCGACTCTGAAGACGATGAGAGTGACCTCTTTGTAAACACCAACCGCTGTAACTACCAGTACAGCGAGagtgaggaagatgaggaggacagtgaggaagaagatgatgaCAAAGACGAAAGGACAGAAAATGGCTCCTAG
- the ctsf gene encoding cathepsin F, with the protein MAGFRCCPLILWLALAAVLGSVLGLGEDLDRPLFGPPGSPVQLHESDPGLKKALAFAEERYNRGSNAMHLRKVSRLLSATKQLVKGIRYTITVELSNTQCKKSTMLRTCDFYPETQKLKTEVCVFEVWDIPWQGTSTLLKQKCQPKGEPQLEETNKVTDASTSQPLEESMELLGQFKEFMVKYNKGYSSQEEADRRLRIFHENLKTAEKLQSLDQGSAEYGVTKFSDLTEEEFRSTYLNPLLSQWTLHRQMKPASPAQDPAPASWDWRDHGAVSSVKNQGMCGSCWAFSVTGNIEGQWFLKNGSLLSLSEQELVDCDGLDQACRGGLPSNAYEAIEKLGGLESEADYSYSGHKQRCDFTSGKVAAYINSSVELSKDEKEIAAWLAENGPISVALNAFAMQFYRKGVSHPLKIFCNPWMIDHAVLMVGYGERKGIPFWAIKNSWGEDYGEQGYYYLYRGSNACGINKMCSSAVVN; encoded by the exons ATGGCCGGATTTCGCTGTTGTCCCTTAATCCTGTGGCTGGCCTTGGCCGCCGTGCTGGGCTCGGTACTCGGGCTTGGCGAGGACCTCGACCGGCCTCTGTTCGGTCCCCCCGGCTCCCCTGTGCAGCTACATGAGTCGGACCCGGGCCTGAAGAAGGCCCTGGCCTTCGCCGAGGAGCGCTACAACCGGGGCTCCAACGCCATGCACCTCCGCAAAGTCAGCCGGCTCCTCTCGGCCACAAAACAG cTGGTGAAGGGTATCCGCTACACCATAACAGTGGAACTAAGTAACACTCAGTGTAAGAAATCCACCATGCTAAGGACATGTGACTTCTATCCTGAGACACAGAAACTCAAG actgaggtgtgtgtgtttgaagtgtgggacatcCCCTGGCAGGGCACTTCAACTCTGCTCAAACAGAAGTGCCAGCCTAAAG GTGAACCTCAACTAGAAGAGACCAACAAGGTGACGGATGCATCAACCAGCCAGCCTCTGGAG GAGTCGATGGAGCTGTTGGGCCAGTTCAAAGAGTTTATGGTGAAATACAATAAGGGCTACAGCAGCCAGGAAG AGGCAGACCGCCGTTTGCGCATCTTCCACGAGAACCTGAAGACTGCTGAGAAGCTCCAGTCATTGGATCAAGGCTCAGCTGAATATGGAGTCACCAAGTTCAGTGACCTAACCG AGGAAGAGTTTCGCTCTACATACCTGAACCCGCTGCTGAGTCAATGGACTCTTCATCGACAGATGAAGCCAGCATCTCCTGCCCAAGACCCCGCTCCCGCTAGCTGGGATTGGCGGGATCACGGAGCTGTCAGTTCTGTTAAGAACCAG ggTATGTGTGGATCCTGCTGGGCTTTTTCTGTCACAGGCAACATTGAAGGCCAGTGGTTCCTAAAAAATGGGTCGTTGCTGTCCCTGTCTGAACAAG AGCTGGTTGACTGTGATGGGCTGGACCAGGCGTGCAGGGGAGGGCTGCCGTCAAATGCTTATGAAGCTATTGAGAAGCTGG GTGGTCTGGAGTCAGAGGCTGATTACTCCTACAGTGGGCACAAGCAGAGGTGCGACTTCACCAGCGGGAAGGTGGCCGCCTACATCAACAGCTCTGTGGAGCTGTCCAAAGACGAGAAGG AAATTGCAGCTTGGCTGGCTGAGAATGGACCAATCTCTGTTGCTCTGAATGCTTTCGCCATGCAG tTCTACAGGAAGGGTGTATCTCACCCTCTGAAGATCTTCTGCAACCCCTGGATGATCGACCACGCTGTGCTGATGGTGGGATACGGAGAAC gtaAAGGTATCCCATTCTGGGCCATCAAAAACAGCTGGGGAGAGGATTATGGAGAACAG GGTTACTACTACCTTTACAGGGGGTCTAATGCCTGTGGGATCAACAAGATGTGCTCATCTGCTGTAGTCAACTAA
- the LOC141012916 gene encoding N-acetyllactosaminide beta-1,3-N-acetylglucosaminyltransferase 2 yields MARVRCRWHNVLICVCCPCICLALLFVYVGVVLCMEMNTGVTPGSENVVPRTIYFEATGSYMRKSLAPVPTTFWKLHTDGDSLWNQLQLPMDHYFNPILYPNNTKRGFKNNASLESLLMESFSDVINSNGTTRNITELPEQIQEFVRHMHRRDYRTLFQPDGVCGAGAQDQKKPTLLLLAIKTTELNFKNRQAIRRAWGQVGWLAGQKKNSSGGYVRRVFLMAKEDPNELGVDISELLELESKHYGDILQWDFKDTFFNLTLKDVLFWNWFSQYCPWTRFVFKGDDDVFVNTPNIITYLQDQLKRPDARKTIKDFMVGDVIAAAQPDRSIKSKYFIPESFYKGKYPAYAGGGGVVYSGLLAKRLHRISKRVHLFPIDDVYVGMCMTRLNAHPIHHPAFLTFDFPKKEEEELCAYHKILLVHKRSPSQIVRLTADVKKTQMQCRDVPLRDGVEKGKKT; encoded by the coding sequence ATGGCGCGTGTCCGATGTCGCTGGCATAATGTGTTGATCTGTGTGTGCTGCCCATGCATCTGCCTGGCCCTGCTGTTCGTCTACGTCGGTGTTGTGCTGTGTATGGAGATGAATACAGGAGTGACACCAGGCAGTGAAAATGTCGTACCCAGAACTATTTACTTCGAGGCCACAGGATCTTATATGAGGAAGAGCCTTGCCCCAGTCCCAACAACCTTCTGGAAGCTCCACACAGATGGGGATTCCCTTTGGAACCAGCTCCAGCTGCCCATGGACCACTATTTCAACCCCATCCTGTACCCCAACAACACTAAGAGGGGATTTAAAAATAATGCTTCTCTTGAGTCGCTACTGATGGAAAGTTTCTCTGATGTTATCAACTCAAATGGCACAACAAGAAACATTACCGAGCTACCAGAGCAGATACAAGAGTTTGTGAGACACATGCACAGGAGGGACTACAGAACCCTCTTCCAGCCAGATGGAGTATGTGGGGCTGGAGCACAGGATCAGAAGAAACCCACTCTGCTTCTTCTGGCCATCAAGACAACAGAGCTGAACTTTAAGAACCGGCAGGCCATTCGACGGGCCTGGGGCCAGGTGGGATGGTTAGCtggacagaagaagaacagcagTGGAGGATACGTCCGCAGGGTGTTCCTAATGGCCAAAGAGGACCCTAACGAGCTTGGTGTGGACATATCTGAATTACTGGAGCTGGAGAGCAAACATTATGGAGACATTCTGCAGTGGGACTTCAAGGACACGTTCTTCAACCTCACCCTGAAAGATGTGCTCTTCTGGAACTGGTTCTCACAGTACTGCCCCTGGACTCGCTTCGTCTTTAAGGGCGATGACGACGTCTTCGTCAACACCCCAAACATTATAACCTACCTCCAGGACCAGCTAAAGAGGCCAGACGCACGCAAGACCATAAAAGACTTCATGGTTGGGGATGTAATAGCTGCAGCTCAGCCCGACCGAAGCATCAAGTCCAAGTACTTCATCCCAGAGAGCTTCTACAAGGGCAAATATCCTGCTTATGCGGGCGGGGGAGGGGTTGTGTACTCCGGCTTGTTGGCAAAACGTCTACACAGGATATCTAAACGGGTTCATCTATTCCCCATCGACGACGTTTATGTAGGCATGTGTATGACTCGGCTTAACGCTCACCCCATCCACCACCCTGCATTCCTCACCTTTGACTTTCctaaaaaggaagaggaggagctgtgTGCGTACCACAAAATCCTACTGGTTCACAAACGAAGTCCCAGCCAGATAGTTAGATTGACGGCTGACGTGAAAAAGACACAGATGCAGTGTCGGGATGTGCCCCTGAGAGACGGAGTcgagaaggggaaaaaaacataa
- the aup1 gene encoding lipid droplet-regulating VLDL assembly factor AUP1, producing the protein METRGIEDMFDFRRFPKDAVVLLLLLVYFPVGICLTLIRIFIGVHVFLVSCALPESFIRRFIVRIMCSVLGMHVRQKNPRSRDRNTKLYMCNHVTEFDHNIINLLTACNTPQLEGSTGFVCWARGFMEIHSASGQEAIGETLQRYCSTEGTPPLLLFPEEDTTNGRAGLLKFSSWPFSLTDSIQPVALRVTRPLIALSTPESSWMMELLWTFFVPCTVYHVSWLPPVSRQDGESMQEFANKVQELLAGELGLVSTKITKADKAEHIKRKRHTVPQTATGVRPPSIGLGFMVQSLGADDHRIAKMAQQVKDVLPHVPLNVITKDLAKTNCVDTTITNLLENKEEAQMEATGTSTFGPSKSSSYSCGPAPTIKPAAKSFGKSPADRHLSLQERKEALYNFARRRYIEKHGLDQEDSH; encoded by the exons ATGGAGACTCGGGGGATTGAAGACATGTTTGACTTTCGTCG GTTTCCCAAAGATGCCGTTGTTCTCCTGCTGTTGCTGGTTTACTTTCCAGTTGGGATTTGTTTGACGTTAATAAGGATTTTTATTGGTGTTCACGTGTTCTTGGTCAGCTGTGCACTTCCAGAAAGTTTTATCAGAAG ATTTATTGTAAGGATTATGTGCTCAGTCCTGGGGATGCATGTGAGACAGAAAAACCCTCGctccagagacagaaacacaaagcttTACATGTGCAATCATGTGACAGAGTTCGACCACAACATAATCAACCTTCTGACCGCCTGCAATACC CCCCAGTTAGAGGGCTCCACAGGCTTTGTGTGTTGGGCCAGAGgcttcatggaaatccattcagcaTCTGGCCAGGAAGCAATCGGAGAGACTCTTCAGAGGTATTGCTCCACTGAAGGCACCCCACCTTTGCTCCTGTTTCCTGAGGAGGACACCACAAACGGCCGTGCTGGCCTGCTCAAGTTCAG TTCTTGGCCTTTTTCACTGACTGATTCCATTCAGCCTGTGGCCTTACGGGTGACCAGACCATTGATTGCTTTG AGCACACCAGAGTCGAGTTGGATGATGGAGCTCTTGTGGACATTTTTTGTTCCATGTACAGTGTATCATGTAAG TTGGCTCCCGCCAGTATCCAGACAAGATGGCGAGTCCATGCAGGAGTTTGCCAACAAAGTCCAGGAG CTACTAGCTGGTGAACTTGGCTTGGTCTCCACCAAAATCACTAAAGCTGACAAAGCAGAGCACATCAAAAGGAAAAGACACACTGTACCACAAACTGCTACAG GTGTCAGACCTCCCTCCATTGGCCTTGGTTTCATGGTCCAGAGTTTGGGTGCAGATGATCATAGGATTGCTAAAATGGCCCAACAGGTGAAGGACGTGCTGCCTCATGTCCCGCTGAATGTAATCACAAAGGACCTAG CAAAAACCAATTGTGTTGACACCACCATAACAAAtctgctggaaaacaaagaggaagcTCAAATGGAAGCAACCGGGACGTCGACGTTTGGGCCTTCTAAGAGCAGCTCCTATTCCTGTGGTCCTGCTCCCACCATAAAG CCTGCTGCCAAATCCTTTGGGAAATCACCAGCTGACAGACATTTGTCTCTccaagagagaaaagaagcgCTGTATAATTTTGCAAGAAG ACGCTACATTGAAAAGCACGGATTGGATCAAGAAGACAGTCACTGA